The following is a genomic window from Chitinophaga caseinilytica.
CCCGGTCTTCCAGCGAATCTACCCGGCGCTTCCGCTGCCGGATCTCCACCCCTGCCAACTGCTCGATCTTCGGGTACAGGTAGATGCGCAGCGCGCCCGTGCGCACGGGCACCGACGAGGGCAAATGCCCCAGCGCCTGTATCAGCAGCGTATCTCCGGGCAGCGCGGCAATAACGAAGCGGCCCGCCGGGTCGGTAAGTATCGTGACATGATTGCGGATATTGGTGATGGCCGAGCCCGGCAGCGGCAGCGAATCGTGCGCATACACCGTGCCCTGCGCCTGCTGCGCGGAGGCCAGGCCGGCGGGGAGCAGCAGTATCCCGGTACACAAAAGAAGATAGAAGGGCTTCATTACCGTAAGATATTCCACCCGATTCTAAGGAAAAGTTAAAAACATAACGGGTTAAGCCCCGCGGTCGGGCTTCAGCGAACGGATCATTTCCCCGTAGTTCATCCGGCGCTCCAAAGCGTTGAGCGACGCGGCGATGCGCTTCGCTTTGGTCTCCTCCGTTTTGGCATCGTCTATCCATTTCGAGAAGTAACGGCGATGGCTCGGCGCCAGCGATCCGAAGAATTCCTGCGCGGCAGGCAGGTCTGCCAGGCAGTCGGCGAAATCGGCGTTCATCGCGTACACCTGCGTGTCTTCTTCGAGGCTCAGCTGCACGGAAGCGCCCTGCTTCTTCCCGATCGCTTTGCGC
Proteins encoded in this region:
- a CDS encoding YdeI/OmpD-associated family protein, with protein sequence MTRFTAILKKFANAGDKTGWTYLEIPAEIAAKLKPGMKQTFRVKGLIDQHAIAQTAILPAGDGSFILPVNAGMRKAIGKKQGASVQLSLEEDTQVYAMNADFADCLADLPAAQEFFGSLAPSHRRYFSKWIDDAKTEETKAKRIAASLNALERRMNYGEMIRSLKPDRGA